In a single window of the Cucumis melo cultivar AY chromosome 11, USDA_Cmelo_AY_1.0, whole genome shotgun sequence genome:
- the LOC103499649 gene encoding protein MKS1-like, whose protein sequence is MNPPGYSAAGSPTTPRKKEIQLQGPRPPQLRVSQESRKIKKPPPHPQPVPPPGRPPLPPGPSQWPQPLIIYDISPKVIHVAENNFMSVVQRLTGQSSTAVTDGDLSPAARLATIEKASPRSEREREINVSDMMDLAEVSVELGQIPGILSPAPGTLAPIPTGYFSPAIEPQSFSYSLFHELSPHWPSPSALFSTPLISPISSPNIFNNLFDF, encoded by the coding sequence ATGAATCCGCCGGGATATTCCGCCGCCGGCAGTCCCACCACCCCCAGAAAGAAAGAGATCCAGCTACAAGGCCCTCGCCCACCTCAACTCCGCGTCAGTCAAGAATCCCGTAAAATCAAGAAGCCACCGCCGCATCCTCAGCCGGTTCCCCCACCCGGCCGCCCTCCTCTCCCACCGGGCCCTTCCCAATGGCCTCAACCCCTCATAATCTACGACATCTCCCCCAAAGTCATCCACGTCGCGGAGAACAACTTCATGTCCGTCGTCCAACGCCTCACTGGACAATCCTCCACTGCCGTAACCGATGGCGACCTCTCCCCGGCGGCTAGACTGGCTACAATCGAGAAAGCCAGTCCCCGATcggaaagagaaagagaaatcaACGTGAGTGATATGATGGATTTGGCAGAGGTTTCGGTGGAATTAGGGCAAATCCCAGGAATCTTATCACCGGCTCCAGGAACTCTGGCTCCGATTCCAACTGGGTATTTCTCGCCGGCGATTGAACCACAAAGCTTTTCTTATTCATTATTTCATGAATTGAGTCCTCATTGGCCCAGCCCTTCTGCTCTGTTCTCAACTCCTTTGATTTCCCCAATTTCTTCACCAAATATCTTCAACAATCTCTTTGACTTTTAG
- the LOC103499645 gene encoding uncharacterized protein LOC103499645 — MGSLEEEKLAQMVDDFIESVDHHHHQSPTSSFPLSSNSNSHYLFTLKEILGNGTKEEEEVGESVMKHLRRWKTSSDANSSKTNSLRKWLVMKLKMEGYDSSHLSHTSWVTSMGCPAGDYEYIEMRMKGERLIIDIEFKAQFEVARATEEYKQLTKALPSVFVGSEEKVKRIISVLCSAAKQSLKKSGLHIPPWRTSTYMHAKWLLLHLHHHSNHHINYIPTNNINININISTPNSNNNNNNNNNNKYYYWKPPMVN; from the exons atggGAAGTTTGGAAGAGGAAAAATTAGCTCAAATGGTTGATGATTTTATCGAATCAGttgatcatcatcatcatcaatcaccaacttcttcttttcctctttcttccaATTCCAATTCCCATTATCTTTTCACATTAAAG GAGATTCTTGGGAATGGAacgaaggaagaagaagaggtgGGTGAGAGTGTGATGAAACACTTGAGAAGGTGGAAAACATCATCAGATGCTAATTCTTCCAAAACCAATAGCCTTAGGAAATGGCTTGTGATGAAGCTGAAAATGGAGGGATATGATTCTTCTCATCTTTCTCATACCTCTTGGGTCACTTCCATGGGCTGCCCAGCAG gGGATTATGAATACATAGAGATGAGAATGAAGGGTGAGAGATTGATAATAGACATAGAATTCAAAGCTCAGTTTGAAGTAGCAAGAGCAACAGAAGAATACAAACAGCTCACAAAAGCACTTCCATCTGTGTTTGTAGGAAGTGAAGAGAAAGTTAAGAGAATAATAAGTGTTTTATGTTCAGCAGCTAAGCAATCCCTGAAGAAGAGTGGTCTTCACATTCCCCCTTGGAGAACTTCCACTTATATGCATGCCAAATGGCTTCTTCTTCACCTTCATCATCACTCTAATCATCATATTAATTATATCCCTACTAATAAtatcaatattaatattaacaTTAGTACAccaaatagtaataataataataataataataacaacaataaataTTACTATTGGAAGCCTCCAATGGtgaattaa
- the LOC103499650 gene encoding probable Histone-lysine N-methyltransferase ATXR5, whose protein sequence is MTPAFSSSSAASQRLIRCSASPRRTHAPHRPSSMSPPLRKLKSMTEIMAKAKHVVLEREDYDDVSCEECGSGDRDDELLLCDKCDKGFHMKCVSPIVVRVPIGSWLCPKCSGQRRVRSFSQKKIIDFFRIQKCKDDGDVPYLSAQAIKRRRRLRSLVWQKKRRRLLPFLPSEDPDRRLKQMGSLATALTTLQMEFSDDLTYMPGMASRSANQAEFEDGGMQVLSKEDTETLELCRAMSRRGECPPLLVVFDSCEGFTVEADDQIKDMTFIAEYTGDVDYLKNREHDDCDSMMTLLSVKDPSRSLVICPDRRGNIARFINGINNHSPEGKKKQNCKCVRYNVNGECRVILVAIRDIAKGERLYYDYNGYEYEYPTHHFV, encoded by the exons ATGACTCCAGCTTTCTCCTCTTCCTCTGCCGCCTCCCAGCGTCTTATCCGCTGCAGCGCTTCTCCCCGTCGCACCCACGCCCCTCACCGACCTTCCTCGATGTCTCCGCCACTCAGGAAGCTGAAGTCAATGACGGAAATAATGGCTAAGGCTAAGCATGTGGTTCTCGAACGGGAAGATTACGATGATGTCAGCTGTGAGGAATGTGGCTCTGGTGACCGGGATGATGAGCTGCTATTGTGTGATAAATGTGATAAGGGATTTCATATGAAATGTGTTAGTCCGATCGTCGTTAGGGTCCCGATTGGATCCTGGCTTTGCCCCAAATGCTCTGGCCAAAGAAGAGTAAGAA GCTTTTCTCAGAAGAAGATTATAGACTTTTTCAGAATTCAGAAATGTAAGGACGATGGAGATGTTCCTTATCTGTCTGCTCAAG CTATAAAGCGTAGGAGACGATTACGGTCATTGGTGTGgcagaagaaaaggagaaggtTGCTACCATTTCTTCCTAGTGAAGATCCTGATCGCAGATTGAAACAGATGGGTTCACTTGCTACAGCTTTAACAACATTGCAAATGGAGTTTAGTGATGATTTGACTTATATGCCGGGCATGGCTTCGAGGTCTGCTAATCAGGCAGAGTTTGAAGATGGTGGAATGCAG GTTCTTTCGAAAGAGGATACGGAGACCTTGGAACTCTGCAGAGCCATGAGCAGAAGAGGCGAATGCCCTCCCCTTTTGGTTGTTTTTGATTCATGTGAAGG TTTCACAGTAGAAGCTGATGATCAAATTAAGGATATGACGTTTATCGCTGAATATACTGGTGATGTGGACTATCTTAAGAACCGTGAACACGATGATTGTGATAGTATGATGACCCTTCTTTCAGTAAAAGATCCATCTAGAAGTCTTGTCATATGCCCTGACAGGCGAGGGAATATCGCTCGGTTTATTAATGGAATAAATAATCATTCTCC AGAAGGTAAGAAAAAACAGAACTGTAAATGTGTGAGATACAATGTAAACGGCGAATGCCGTGTCATTTTGGTTGCTATTCGGGATATTGCTAAAGGGGAGAGGCTTTATTATGACTACAACGGATATGAGTATGAGTACCCTACCCATCATTTCGTTTGA